A region of Larimichthys crocea isolate SSNF chromosome X, L_crocea_2.0, whole genome shotgun sequence DNA encodes the following proteins:
- the LOC104927322 gene encoding myosin heavy chain, fast skeletal muscle-like isoform X6, whose amino-acid sequence MSTDAEMQQYGPASIFLRKPEKERIEAQNTPFDAKTAYFVVDADEMYLKGTLIKKEGGKATVETLSGKTVTVKEDDIHPMNPPKYDKIEDMAMMTHLNEPCVLYNLKERFASWMIYTYSGLFCVVVNPYKWLPVYDAQVVVAYRGKKRIEAPPHIFSISDNAYQFMLTDRENQSILITGESGAGKTVNTKRVIQYFATIAVSGGKKAEQQSGKIQVKMGSLEDQIIAANPLLEAYGNAKTVRNDNSSRFGKFIRIHFGPSGKLASADIETYLLEKSRVTFQLSAERSYHIFYQLMTGHKPELLEALLITTNPYDYPMISQGEITVKSINDVEEFIATDTAIDILGFSSEEKLGIYKLTGAVMHHGNMKFKQKQREEQAEPDGTEESDKIAYLMGLNSADMLKALCYPRVKVGNEMVTKGQTVPQVNNAVSALCKSVYEKMFLWMVIRINEMLDTKQPRQFFIGVLDIAGFEIFDFNSLEQLCINFTNEKLQQFFNHHMFVLEQEEYKKEGIDWEFIDFGMDLAACIELIEKPMGIFSILEEECMFPKASDTSFKNKLHDQHLGKTKAFEKPKPGKGKAEAHFSLVHYAGTVDYNITGWLDKNKDPLNDSVVQLYQKASNKLLAMLYATHAGADEASGGGGKKGGKKKGGSFQTVSALFRENLGKLMTNLRSTHPHFVRCLIPNESKTPALMENFLVIHQLRCNGVLEGIRICRKGFPSRILYGDFKQRYKVLNASVIPEGQFIDNKKASEKLLGSIDVDHSQYKFGHTKVFFKAGLLGTLEEMRDEKLAELVTMTQALCRAYVMRKEFVKMMERREAIFSIQYNIRSFMNVKNWPWMNLYFKIKPLLKSAETEKELAQMKENYGKMQSDLAAALAKKKELEEKMVSVLQEKNDLQLQVAAESEHLGDAEERCEGLIKSKIQLEAKLKETTERLEDEEEINAELTAKKRKLEDECSELKKDIDDLELTLAKVEKEKHATENKVKNLTEEMASQDEAIAKLTKEKKALQEAHQQTLDDLQAEEDKVNTLTKAKTKLEQQVDDLEGSLEQEKKLRMDLERAKRKLEGDLKLAQESLMDLENDKQQSEEKIKKKDFEISQLLSKIEDEQSLGAQLQKKIKELQARIEELEEEIESERTARSKVEKQRADLSRELEEISERLEEAGGATAAQIEMNKKREAEFQKLRRDLEESTLLHEATAAALRKKQADSVAELGEHIDNLQRVKQKLEKEKSEYKMEIDDISSNMEAVAKAKGNLEKMCRTLEDQLSELKAKNDENVRQLNDVNGQKARLQTENGEFSRQIEEKEALVSQLTRGKQAFTQQIEELKRLIEEEVKAKNALAHAVQSARHDCDLLREQFEEEQEAKAELQRGMSKANSEVAQWRSKYETDAIQRTEELEEAKKKLAQRLQEAEDSIEAVNSKCASLEKTKQRLQGEVEDLMIDVERANALAANLDKKQRNFDKVLAEWKQKYEEGQSELEGAQKEARTLSTELFKLKNSYEEALDQLETMKRENKNLQQEISDLSEQIGETGKSIHELEKAKKTVETEKAEIQTALEEAEGTLEHEEAKILRVQLELNQIKGEVDRKLAEKDEEMEQIKRNSQRVIDSMQSTLDSEVRSRNDAMRIKKKMEGDLNEMEIQLGHANRQAAEVQKQLRNVQGQLKDAQLHLDEALRGQDDMKEQVAMVERRNGLMLAEIEELRVALEQTEKGRKVAEQELVDASERVGLLHSQNTSLLNTKKKVETDLVQVQGEVDDAVQEARNAEEKAKKAITDAAMMSEELKKEQDTSSHLERMKKNLEVTVKDLQHRLDEAENLAMKGGKKQLQKLESRVRELEAEVEAEQRRGADAVKGVRKYERKVKELTYQTEEDKKNVNRLQDLVDKLQLKVKAYKRQAEEAEEQANTHMSKLRKVQHELEEAQERADIAESQVNKLRAKSRDAGKSDSAE is encoded by the exons ATGAGCACAGACGCAGAAATGCAGCAGTATGGGCCTGCGTCCATTTTCCTACGCAAGCCCGAGAAGGAGAGGATCGAGGCTCAGAACACGCCGTTTGATGCCAAAACAGCTTATTTTGTGGTCGATGCCGATGAGATGTACCTCAAGGGTACACTCATCAAAAAAGAGGGTGGAAAGGCCACAGTTGAGACGCTCTCAGGGAAG ACTGTCACTGTGAAGGAGGATGACATCCATCCCATGAATCCTCCAAAGTATGACAAAATTGAGGACATGGCCATGATGACCCACCTCAACGAGCCCTGTGTGCTGTATAACCTCAAAGAGCGTTTTGCATCATGGATGATCTAC aCTTATTCTGGTCTCTTCTGTGTCGTCGTGAACCCCTACAAGTGGCTTCCTGTGTATGATGCTCAGGTTGTTGTGGCATACAGAGGCAAGAAGAGAATTGAGGCTCCACCCCATATCTTCTCCATCTCTGATAATGCCTATCAGTTCATGCTCACTG aTCGTGAGAACCAGTCTATCCTCATCAC TGGAGAATCCGGTGCAGGAAAGACCGTCAACACCAAGCGTGTCATCCAGTACTTTGCAACAATTGCAGTTTCTGGTGGCAAGAAAGCAGAGCAACAAAGCGGAAAAATACAGGTAAAAATG GGTTCACTGGAAGATCAAATCATTGCAGCCAACCCTCTGCTGGAAGCTTACGGTAATGCTAAGACTGTGAGGAATGACAACTCCTCTCGTTTT GGTAAATTCATCAGGATTCACTTTGGTCCCAGTGGCAAACTGGCCTCAGCTGATATTGAAACAT ATCTGCTGGAGAAGTCCCGTGTCACCTTCCAGTTGTCTGCTGAGAGGAGCTACCACATCTTCTATCAGCTGATGACTGGACACAAGCCTGAGCTCCTGG AGGCTCTTCTGATCACCACCAACCCCTATGACTACCCAATGATCAGTCAGGGTGAAATTACTGTCAAAAGCATCAATGATGTGGAGGAGTTCATTGCAACAGAC ACTGCAATTGACATCTTGGGCTTTAGTAGTGAGGAGAAACTGGGTATCTACAAGCTGACTGGAGCTGTGATGCATCATGGCAACATGAAATTCAAGCAGAAGCAGCGTGAGGAACAGGCTGAACCAGATGGCACTGAGG AGTCTGATAAAATCGCCTACCTCATGGGCCTGAACTCAGCCGATATGCTGAAAGCTCTGTGCTACCCAAGAGTCAAGGTCGGAAACGAGATGGTGACCAAAGGTCAGACCGTGCCACag GTCAACAATGCTGTCAGTGCTCTGTGCAAGTCCGTCTATGAGAAAATGTTCTTGTGGATGGTCATCCGTATCAATGAGATGCTGGACACAAAGCAGCCAAGGCAGTTCTTCATTGGAGTGTTGGACATCGCTGGATTTGAGATTTTCGAT TTTAACAGCTTGGAGCAGCTCTGCATCAATTTCACCAATGAGAAACTGCAACAGTTCTTCAACCACCACATGTTTGTTCTGGAGCAAGAGGAGTACAAGAAAGAAGGCATTGACTGGGAGTTCATTGACTTCGGTATGGACTTGGCCGCCTGCATTGAGCTTATTGAGAAG CCAATGGGAATCTTCTCCATTCTTGAAGAGGAGTGCATGTTCCCCAAGGCCTCTGACACTTCTTTCAAGAACAAGCTGCATGATCAGCATCTTGGCAAGACCAAGGCCTTCGAGAAGCCAAAGCCAGGAAAAGGAAAGGCTGAAGCTCACTTCTCCCTGGTTCACTATGCTGGTACTGTGGACTACAATATCACTGGCTGGCTGGACAAGAACAAGGACCCCTTGAATGACTCAGTTGTTCAGCTTTACCAGAAAGCTTCAAACAAACTGCTGGCTATGCTGTATGCAACCCATGCCGGAGCTGATG AGGCTTCTGGTGGTGGTGGCAAGAAGGGTGGAAAGAAGAAGGGTGGTTCCTTCCAGACTGTGTCTGCTCTTTTCAGA GAGAACTTGGGAAAGCTGATGACCAACTTGAGGAGCACTCACCCTCATTTTGTCCGCTGCCTGATTCCTAATGAATCAAAGACGCCTG CTCTGATGGAGAACTTCCTGGTCATCCACCAGCTGAGATGCAATGGTGTGCTGGAGGGCATTAGAATCTGCAGAAAGGGCTTCCCCAGCAGGATCCTCTACGGTGACTTTAAGCAGag ATACAAAGTATTGAATGCCAGTGTCATCCCCGAGGGACAGTTCATTGACAACAAGAAAGCTTCCGAGAAGTTGCTTGGCTCTATTGATGTGGACCACTCTCAGTACAAGTTTGGACACACAAAG GTGTTCTTCAAAGCTGGTCTGCTGGGTACCctggaggagatgagagatgagaAACTGGCTGAGCTGGTGACCATGACTCAGGCTCTCTGCAGAGCATATGTCATGAGGAAGGAGTTTGTTAAGATGATGGAGAGGAG AGAAGCAATCTTTTCAATCCAGTACAACATCCGTTCATTTATGAATGTCAAGAACTGGCCATGGATGAATCTGTACTTCAAGATCAAGCCTCTTTTGAAGAGTGCCGAGACTGAGAAAGAGCTGGCTCAGATGAAAGAGAACTACGGCAAGATGCAATCTGACCTGGCTGCTGCCCTGGCCAAAAAGAAGGAACTGGAGGAGAAAATGGTTTCTGTGCTGCAGGAAAAGAATGACCTGCAACTCCAAGTGGCTGCA GAATCTGAGCATCTTGGTGATGctgaggaaagatgtgaagggcTCATTAAAAGCAAGATCCAGCTCGAGGCTAAACTCAAAGAGACAACTGAGAGactggaggatgaagaggaaatcaatgctgagctgacagctaagaagaggaagctggaggaTGAATGCTCTGAGCTGAAGAAAGACATTGATGACTTGGAGCTCACCTTGGCTAAAGTAGAGAAGGAGAAACATGCCACCGAAAACAAG GTGAAAAACCTGACAGAAGAAATGGCATCTCAAGATGAGGCCATTGCCAAGTTGACCAAGGAGAAGAAGGCCCTCCAAGAAGCCCACCAGCAAACACTTGATGATCTCCAGGCAGAGGAAGATAAAGTCAACACTCTGACCAAGGCCAAGACAAAGCTGGAACAGCAAGTGGACGAT CTCGAAGGATCATTGGAGCAAGAAAAGAAGCTCCGCATGGACCttgagagagcaaagaggaagCTTGAGGGAGATTTGAAACTGGCCCAGGAATCCTTAATGGACCTAGAGAATGACAAACAGCAATCCGAGGAGAAAATCAAGAA GAAAGACTTTGAGATCAGCCAGCTTCTCAGCAAGATTGAAGATGAACAGTCTCTTGGTGCTCAGCTTCAGAAGAAGATCAAGGAGCTACAG GCTCGTATTGAGGAGCTGGAAGAAGAGATTGAGTCTGAGAGGACTGCTCGTTCTAAGGTTGAGAAGCAGAGGGCTGACCTCTCCAGGGAGCTTGAAGAAATCAGTGAGAGGCTTGAGGAAGCTGGTGGAGCAACAGCTGCTCAGATCGAGATGAACAAGAAGCGTGAGGCTGAGTTCCAGAAGCTGCGTCGTGATCTTGAAGAGTCTACGCTCCTGCATGAAGCCACCGCAGCAGCCCTCCGCAAGAAGCAGGCTGACAGTGTTGCAGAGCTGGGAGAGCACATTGACAACCTTCAGCGTGTCAAGCAGaagctggagaaggagaagagcgAGTACAAGATGGAGATTGATGACATCTCCAGCAACATGGAAGCTGTTGCTAAGGCAAAG GGCAACTTGGAGAAAATGTGCAGAACGCTTGAGGACCAGTTGAGTGAACTTAAAGCCAAAAATGACGAGAATGTCCGCCAGCTGAATGACGTTAATGGACAGAAAGCcagactgcagacagagaatG GTGAGTTTTCCAGACAGATTGAAGAGAAGGAAGCACTTGTTTCCCAGCTAACAAGGGGTAAGCAGGCCTTCACTCAGCAGATTGAGGAGCTGAAGAGACTCATTGAAGAGGAAGTCAAG GCCAAGAACGCCCTGGCTCATGCTGTTCAGTCAGCCCGTCATGACTGTGACCTGCTCAGAGAGCAgtttgaggaggagcaggaggccaAGGCTGAGTTGCAGCGAGGAATGTCCAAGGCCAACAGTGAAGTGGCTCAGTGGAGGTCCAAGTATGAGACTGATGCCATTCAGAGGactgaggagctggaggaggcaaA GAAAAAGCTTGCCCAGCGCCTGCAGGAAGCTGAGGACTCGATTGAGGCTGTAAACTCAAAGTGTGCTTCTTTGGAGAAGACCAAGCAGAGGCTGCAGGGTGAGGTGGAGGACCTCATGATTGATGTGGAGAGAGCTAATGCCTTGGCTGCTAACCTCGACAAGAAGCAGAGGAACTTTGATAAG GTCTTGGCAGAGTGGAAGCAGAAGTATGAGGAGGGCCAGTCTGAGCTGGAAGGAGCTCAGAAGGAGGCTCGCACTCTCAGCACTGAACTGTTCAAATTGAAGAACTCTTACGAGGAGGCTCTGGATCAGCTGGAGAccatgaagagagagaacaagaatCTTCAGC AGGAAATCTCAGACCTGTCTGAACAGATTGGGGAGACTGGGAAGAGCATCCACGAGCTGGAGAAAGCCAAGAAGACTGTGGAGACTGAGAAAGCTGAAATTCAGACAGCACTGGAGGAAGCTGAG GGTACACTGGAGCACGAGGAGGCCAAGATTCTCCGTGTTCAGCTTGAGCTCAACCAGATCAAAGGTGAGGTTGATAGGAAGCTGGCAGAGAAGGATGAGGAGATGGAGCAGATCAAGAGAAACAGCCAGAGAGTGATTGACTCCATGCAGAgcactctggactctgaggTCAGGAGCAGGAATGATGCCATGAGAATCAaaaagaagatggagggagaccTGAATGAGATGGAGATCCAGCTGGGTCATGCCAACAGGCAGGCTGCAGAGGTCCAGAAACAACTGAGGAATGTCCAGGGACAACTCAAG GATGCTCAACTGCACCTTGATGAAGCTCTCAGAGGACAGGATGACATGAAGGAGCAGGTCGCCATGGTGGAGCGCAGAAATGGTCTGATGCTGGCTGAAATTGAGGAGCTGAGAGTCGCTCtggagcagacagagaaaggacGCAAAGTGGCTGAGCAGGAGTTGGTTGATGCCAGCGAGCGTGTCGGACTGCTTCACTCTCAG AACACCAGCCTCCTGAACACCAAGAAGAAGGTGGAGACTGACCTTGTTCAGGTTCAGGGTGAAGTGGATGATGCTGTTCAGGAAGCGAGAAATGCTGAGGAGAAAGCCAAAAAGGCTATCACTGAT GCTGCTATGATGtctgaggagctgaagaaggagcAGGACACCAGTTCTCACCTGGAGAGAATGAAGAAAAACCTAGAGGTCACAGTCAAGGACCTGCAGCACCGTCTGGACGAGGCTGAGAACCTTGCCATGAAGGGTGGCAAGAAGCAGCTCCAGAAACTGGAGTCCAGG GTGCGTGAGCTGGAAGCTGAAGTTGAAGCcgagcaaagacgtggagctgatGCTGTTAAAGGAGTCCgtaaatatgaaagaaaagtcAAGGAGCTGACGTACCAG ACTGAAGAGGACAAGAAGAATGTGAACAGACTCCAGGACCTGGTGGACAAGCTGCAGCTCAAAGTCAAGGCTTACAAGAGACAGGCTGAGGAGGCT GAGGAGCAGGCCAACACCCACATGTCCAAACTGAGAAAGGTCCAGCATGAGCTGGAGGAAGCTCAGGAGCGTGCTGACATTGCAGAATCTCAGGTCAACAAACTGAGAGCCAAGAGCCGGGATGCTGGAAAG tctgacTCTGCTGAGTAA